CTTTTTCTACCAGTTTCACTTTCTAATCCATATCCCCCTCCAGTATTTCACTTTTGTCCTTCATAATTTCATAACAAAGTATCCAGATTATGTCTTTTAGACTGTCCAGGAACCTAAATCTCAAACACTATTTTGAAGAAGTGTAGAGTAAATAATTTTGGTAATCTGTAAAACAGCTGCATGCAGTGTGTACTGTATTATAACAGCACCAAACCCTTTATAAAAACCCAgcattccttcctcctgccttatGGTATTGATACAGTCTCTCATCCCCTCATACTGTGTATTAATTGGAAGCACTTCATAGCCAAGGTCTGTGTTGTCAATTATTGTGCGTGTTCCTTGAATGTGAAGGCGGTGCAAAACTGTTTCCAGTGGGTAAAGTAAAACATCAGAGCAAAGACTGGCAGCAAAGTTAGCAATAAGTTCTGGAAAATAAGCATCCAGCATACTCTGTACCGGGCTAGTGCTCTCAGCTAGGTGGCTGTTACAAGTCTTTCTCTTCAGAATCAGTAGGACAAACTTCTGAATGGCTGAGCTGATGATGTAATGAAGAAGCCCGTGCAGCACCGTAGGGAGGACCAAGGAGAGCAGCGGCAGCAGTCGTTTGCTATGAGGCACTCCCAAGCCTATCACTCTTCCAATTCCTTCTTTAACACATTCCAAAATTCCAGTATTATCTCGAATTATCTCACTctgaaataaaaaggaggaaatgaataaaagttAACATTTGCTTATTTTGCCACAAAAAAGGACCTCCTTTTAGGTTCCTTTTAAATCTTAATTTGCTGactaaagaggaaaaacataatGGTTTGCAGACTTCAAATGTTATCTAggcattaaattcttttttccaatgaaaatttCATAAAACAGACAGCAGTGAAGCTGGGAGCTATTCTTACTTGGGGAGAGAAACTGGAGTGGAGAAGCAGAGGGGGACCTGCCTCGTTTCCCCACCCTCAAGAAGCTCCTTAGAACTCATTTTGAAAAGCAACAATCACGTGCCACCTAAAGAGGTAGTACAGTGCTTAGAGTTCTGAGGAATGGGTTGAAACTGCCTCCACTACTGACTGGTTACGTGACCATACTTAACTTCTCCTAAGAGTCAGTTTATCATTCTATAAACATGGGATTAGTGCTGCCTACCATTTAGGCACAGAGTTGCTGggagtattaaatgaaaaaaggccTAGCACCcaaaaggcactcaataaatgtcagccatTATCATCTGCaatctctctgccttttgatAATTTGGGGGACATGTATAACCAAGTTTGTCAAACAGATTACAGAAGCATGGACAGGCAGAAAAGGAACAGCTAAAAGGCCAATTTGGCTGCAGCAATGACTGAAGAAGAGAACAGtataaaatgaagttaaaaaggTAGTCAGGGGCCATATCATGTCACAGTGTACACTGGCTTCTAGTCCGATGGGAAATAACTGGTTGGTTCTAAGCAGAATATGGACAAGACATAATTTATGTTATACTGGCAGTTGTGcagaagagaagagcagaggctGAGAAACCAGTAAAGAAGTTATTGCATAATCCAGAAAAGATATGACAGTAGACAGGATTAGCAGGTAGCAATGGAGGTCAAGTGCTTCAATTGTGCTTTTATCCTAAAGTTACAGCCAACAGGAATTACTGGTGAATTCGATTTGGGATATGAAAGAGAGAATCAAGGAGGACCTCAAGGctgttggagaggaagtggaggaacAGCAGTGCTTTATACTGAGTTGGGAAATATTACCGGGGTAGCAATATGGGAGAGAAGATCaagatttcagaaatgttaagtcTAAGGTATAAACTCCAAGTGGAATTTACAATCTAGACTACAAGGAAAAGGTCGAAGCTGGACATACAAATGTGAGAGTTTTCAGTAagcagaatatatttaaaaccatGAGACAAAAATAAGCTCACTTAACCTAATCCATTTCCCTATTTCTGGCCCTCTTCCCACTCCAGACTACTTTTAATCCAGCAGCCAAAGAGATCTTAATAAAGACATAAGTTAGATCAcatcactcttctgctcaaacaCACCAAAGATTTCTCATCTCCCTCAAAGTAAAGGCCAAGTTCTTACAATGGTCTACAATGCCGTGTACCATCTCTCCCCTCTTACCCCTCAGACCTCATCTTCTCCTGTTCTCCCCCTTGCTTAGTTAGCTACCAGTATATTGGcctcctttttgcttctcaaacaCATAAGATACAATCctacctcaaggcctttgcacttactggcCCTCCACTTAGAATGTTCTTCTCCCAAATATCCATGTAGTTCTTACGTACAGACctttactcaaatgtcatcttctccgTGAGGTCTTTCCTGATCTTAAAAAATAGCAGCTGACCCTCCCCACCCATTACACATCTTaatttccctgctttattttgttctctttagcACTTAGCACCATCTAGTATACCTTATATTTATCttctctatctctgtctttcCCACAAGAATATAAGTACTACGAGGGCAGAGTATTTTAGTTTGTCTTGTTTGCTGCTGTATGCCCAGGGTCTACAACAGTGCC
The nucleotide sequence above comes from Equus przewalskii isolate Varuska chromosome 13, EquPr2, whole genome shotgun sequence. Encoded proteins:
- the SLC25A46 gene encoding mitochondrial outer membrane protein SLC25A46 isoform X2; this translates as MELTQIEQLNRFAGFGIGLASLFTENVLAHPCIVLRRQCQVNYHARHYHLTPFTVINIMYSFNKTQGPRALWKGMGSTFIVQGVTLGAEGIISEFTPLPREISHKWNPKRIGEHLLLKSLTYVVAMPFYSASLIETVQSEIIRDNTGILECVKEGIGRVIGLGVPHSKRLLPLLSLVLPTVLHGLLHYIISSAIQKFVLLILKRKTCNSHLAESTSPVQSMLDAYFPELIANFAASLCSDVLLYPLETVLHRLHIQGTRTIIDNTDLGYEVLPINTQYEGMRDCINTIRQEEGMLGFYKGFGAVIIQYTLHAAVLQITKIIYSTLLQNSV